The Nicotiana tomentosiformis chromosome 2, ASM39032v3, whole genome shotgun sequence genome includes the window GTATTAAGTATTTTGTGGAATAGCCCTTGTAATGAATTGCTCTTCAACATCGCATGTCTGATTTATCATTTTGATATGTTCAGCTTCTCATACTGGTGTTCGTTTGAAAGTGGTTATTGGACACTAAACGCATCTGGTGTCTGTTGCTTTTGTGCTATTTAAGGACCAACAGTAACATGACAATTATTAATGTGATACCTGCGGTGCTTATGTTTATAGAGCTTAGGTGTTGTTCCATCTATTCTTTCTGGTATGCTCACGTATGACTGGATAAAGATTAGCTGATTTTTCTAGTGTTCGCCTAAAAGTTTCTCGGTTGTAAAAAATGTAAGTTCCTATGTTGTAGTTGGAATCAAGATTGGCTCCTATGGTTAGAGATAATTGCTTAAAGGAAAGAGAACTCTGGTAATATGACAAGAGAATAGGTAATACTAAGCTATTATTTCTTTTTCAGCGTTGAGTGTATCTACAAAATCAATGAAGACTGAAGTGTTAGGCCCATAGTATTTAGCAGTTTTTTAAAAAGGCTTTCTTGGAATTTGCCTTCGGGCTCGCATCGGGGTGGAGCACTATGAATTTGCCTTCGGGCTCGCACCGGGGTGGAGCACTATGAATTTGCCTTCGGGCTCGCACCGGGGTGGAGCACTATCAAAACGCCCGCTTAGAGCGTAGCGGGAACATACATCAAGAAGACAAGAACGTTGTCTATAAGAAACAAATATTACTTGATCAGATACATCAAGAAGACAAGAACGTTGTCTATAAGAAACAAATATTACTTGATCAGATACGACAAAATATATATTTGTACCTCACAAAATAAAAGCTACTtcatataattatttaaaaaaattcatGTAATTACAAATGATATCTAATCAATTTGGTTGTTTATCTTTTCAAACTTAAACGTTATTCAATCAATCCAAAGTCAAGTACTCGGTATAATTGCAAAGGGAAGATTCTAAGTGGTGAGAGCAAAATAGACATTACATAGGAAAGGAGGAAGAGAATATTTTTTTCTTCAAAGTTGGAAAGTTAATTTATAGAGCAAGTCGTGGGTGTAAATGATTTTCaccaatttttaaaaaaactatcattttcaaaagtgcttttacAGTAAACGGATTGATTCATTATTCTCAGACATTTATGATTTTTCTACGATTCTCCAAAATAATCATTTCAAAACTATCGTTTATGGTAGTCATCATCAGTGAATATAACATGGTCTCGCCCAAATTGGATTTTCAACTTTGCTTCATTGCATGACATTCAGAAATGAGATGATTGTAATTTGTAAATAAGATTAGTCGAAGAAGTTCCAAGATTTtggaattattatattttttaaataattttggaGACATTTTATACTAGAGTTTAAAttgtatattttgtatttgaTATTAAGGAACATGAAAGAGATATTTAGAGATTTAGCCGATGTTGAGCCCAATGTTATGTTGACCACCCTCCATACATGTTgcttttacacataaatttacaAGTTCCACATTTGGATGATAGGAATTGGATGGTAAAGAAGCAAGGGTCGCAGATTACTTCGATGTAATCGCAGGAACGAGCACAGGTGGTTTGGTAACTGCAATGTTAACTGCACCAAACAAAGAGGGACGTCCTCTTTTTGCTGCTAAAGATATCATTCCGTTCTATCTTGAACAGGGCCCTAAGATTTTTCCATACGGAAGGTAAAATCACTTTGTAAATTAGCAGTAATATTTCTATCAATTAGTGTTTATATCATAGCGCTAATGATTGAAGTTGCTTTTTATTTATCAGGGGATTGCTTGGATCAATAAAGAAGATGTTGAAATCTCTGGTTAGACCAAAGTATAATGGGAAATATCTTCACAAAGTTATACAAGAGAAGCTAGGCCAAACTCGATTGTGTAAAACGTTAACCAATATTATTGTTCCAACTTTTGATATCAAGAATTTGCAACCAATAGTCTTCTCTACATTTGAGGTTCGTACTCTAGCTAATAACATACATATATCCTTTTTTCCATTCTATGACTTATTTACTCGACATAAAAACTAACATATTTCTTACATCTTGCAGGCCAAAGAAGATCCATTAATGGATGCTCGGTTATCTGATATTTGCATCAGCACATCTGCTGCTCCAACTTATCTTCCTGCACATTATTTCAAGAACCAAGACAAAGATGGACATGTTCAAGAATTCAATCTTGTAGATGGTGGAGTAGCAGCCAACAATCCAGTAAATACATTTATTCTATCTTTCCAAATATCTGTCATTTCCTCTCTTTTTCATACATATTGATTTAAGTCTTCACTTGTAGGTCCTCGTCGCTACAAGCCAAGTAACCAAACAAATTTTCCTTGGAGATCCAGATTTCTCAATGGATTGTGGTCGGTTCTTAGTAATCTCATTAGGTACTGGCTCACCAAAGGTGAAGCCGAAATACAATGCCACAACAGCAATCAAATGGGGTCTCTGCAGATGGCTGCTCAATGGTGGTTCTTCTCCAATTGTGGATGTTCTTACTCAAGCCAGTGACGATATGGTTAATTTGCCCTTGTCTGCTCTCCTCCAAGCGCTTCATTCTGAAAATAATTACCTTCGTATTCAGGTACATATATGCAATTTACTATAAGAAAAAGTAGGGCAGGGGACTTTAAAATCACCCAAGGTAacatggattttttttttttatcataatGATAGGATGACACGTTATCTCGGACAAACTCCTCTGTTGACATATCAACAAAGGATAACATGGACAAATTAGTTGAAATTGGGAAGAACTTGCTGAAGAAACCAGTTTCAAGGATAAATTCGCACACAGGTCTACTTGAACCATGTCAAAATGGTGGCTCAAATGAAGAAAGTCTGAAAAGGTAATTCAAATTAATCTTCTGAATACACTATCTTAGATAGTAAAAGTAATACTTACTAGTTGGAATAAATGAGCTTACATAACCATTCTTTGCCAGGTTCGCGAAGTTGCTTTCAGAAGAAAGAAGACTTAGGAAATCCAAGGCAGCTTTAAGACTTTAACAAACAAAAGATCAAAAGATCAGAGTAGTCAGTCATCTGTTGTTCAATATTTGAGTTGAGCAAACTGACTAGTTATTTGCAAATATGTGTTATATTCAAGTTGTAAATAGATTTAGCAATTGTAAATAGATCTATTCTGTAACAACTGTAACTTTTAAATGTTTTTGTTCTAGCAGTTATAAATAGATCCATTCTTTTTCCTTCCAAGTCTTCTGCAACTCACCAGATTCAAAATAAATAAGTACAAGTCTTGTTTCGTTCGTTATGTTTAGTCATCCAAGTTATACGCAATATGAATTAGTCATCCAAGCTATACAACACAAGTTGATGTAATAAGCTGATGCAGTAATGAATTAGAAACGCGAGGACACAATACTGTACCTGTGAAGTAGGCCTTGATCAATGTAATCTTCAAACTCCTAAAGTTGTCACTGCCCATATTAGATCATCACCATAAATAAATTTTCCTGTGAAAAATACGAAATAAAGGAAAATTAGCACTTTTAGTCTTTATGATTTTTGATTAAGCACAATTTAACCTTTAATTAGTTCATATGTGCATTAAATTTAACGAATTATTAAGTGCTAAACTATTCAATTATCGAATCAGAATTTATCAATCACGGAGGAACCAAAAGTGCAATTATCCAACAGAAGAAAAACACAAAGAAAGAAACTTTACCATATCCAAGTCAATCTTGTGCTTCTCTTTCGATTCATTTTCCAATATTTACTCAATTATGAAATAGCAGATATGCCAATACCTTCTCCTTTGAAAGCATTCCTCAAACACCTAAAGACATAAACAAATATTTTCTACCCAATATATTATTCTACTTTAAAAGGGAAAAGGAATGTGATCAGTTTTTTCCTATACCTTCAGACTGTTTTTTTTTCATTCTCCAGAATTAAGAGCAGGGAGTTTAAGCTAAACTGTGGATCTTTAGTGGAGAAGCACATCAAAATACTCCGAAAAACTTCTTACAAAATCACAAGTTCTTCTCCAGAAGTGAAGCGGTTAACTTATCATTTATGTCATTTAACTATTTTTCGTTACTAACCTTTACAACTTAAAAGTCATTTTAGTTCATAACCtacaaaatatttaataaaaaatatgacataacattatatttaattaaaaaatctagCAATAATATCACATAAGCTTAAATAAACCATATCTA containing:
- the LOC104087577 gene encoding patatin-like protein 2; translation: MLTAPNKEGRPLFAAKDIIPFYLEQGPKIFPYGRGLLGSIKKMLKSLVRPKYNGKYLHKVIQEKLGQTRLCKTLTNIIVPTFDIKNLQPIVFSTFEAKEDPLMDARLSDICISTSAAPTYLPAHYFKNQDKDGHVQEFNLVDGGVAANNPVLVATSQVTKQIFLGDPDFSMDCGRFLVISLGTGSPKVKPKYNATTAIKWGLCRWLLNGGSSPIVDVLTQASDDMVNLPLSALLQALHSENNYLRIQDDTLSRTNSSVDISTKDNMDKLVEIGKNLLKKPVSRINSHTGLLEPCQNGGSNEESLKRFAKLLSEERRLRKSKAALRL